One stretch of Aerosakkonema funiforme FACHB-1375 DNA includes these proteins:
- a CDS encoding DUF2235 domain-containing protein, translating to MKRLIVCCDGTWQQLNSSYPSNIVKLAQAVKSRGSDGVPQIVFYDEGIGVESNKILGGATGLGIDRNIQDAYRFLSFNYERGDEIYLFGFSRGAYTVRSLAGMIYCSGLLDRPYVTRASEAYELYRNRGIKPKDRVARDYREEYGDRVPITLLGCFDTVGALGIPGLAAFKKFHDQLNQRYRFHDTTLNQLIQNALHAVAIDEVREIFDVTPMKKNPDAENQRVIQVWFPGEHGCVGGGTEEYRGLSDAALQWMIDSTRNLGLGLEFDISAIPTGINPNYDIDFKNDPGFFKLAGIKFREVGDAIEELHESTIERLKKRQDYRPKNLQKVISKVIQNVEK from the coding sequence ATGAAACGTTTGATCGTTTGCTGTGATGGAACTTGGCAACAACTAAATAGTAGTTACCCAAGTAATATAGTTAAGCTTGCCCAGGCAGTGAAATCGAGAGGTAGTGACGGAGTTCCACAGATCGTTTTTTATGATGAGGGAATTGGAGTAGAGAGTAACAAGATTTTGGGCGGAGCCACTGGACTGGGAATCGATCGAAATATACAAGATGCCTATCGTTTTCTTTCTTTCAACTATGAGCGCGGTGATGAAATCTATCTATTTGGGTTCAGTCGCGGTGCTTACACAGTCAGGAGTCTAGCGGGGATGATCTATTGCTCCGGTCTGCTAGATCGCCCTTATGTTACCAGAGCATCGGAAGCTTACGAGCTTTACCGTAACCGAGGTATTAAACCAAAGGATCGTGTAGCAAGGGATTACCGCGAAGAATACGGCGATCGCGTCCCCATCACTTTGCTTGGTTGTTTCGACACCGTGGGAGCGCTTGGTATTCCCGGTCTAGCCGCCTTCAAGAAGTTTCACGATCAGCTCAATCAGAGGTACAGATTTCACGACACCACTTTAAATCAGTTGATTCAGAATGCGTTGCACGCCGTGGCGATCGACGAAGTTCGCGAAATCTTTGATGTTACGCCTATGAAGAAAAATCCTGATGCTGAGAATCAGCGGGTTATTCAAGTTTGGTTTCCTGGCGAGCATGGCTGCGTCGGCGGTGGAACGGAAGAATACAGGGGGTTATCAGATGCCGCCTTACAATGGATGATCGATTCAACCCGTAACCTTGGATTGGGGCTTGAATTCGATATAAGTGCCATTCCCACAGGTATCAATCCCAATTATGACATTGATTTTAAAAACGATCCTGGGTTCTTCAAATTGGCAGGAATCAAGTTCCGCGAGGTGGGCGATGCTATTGAGGAGCTTCACGAAAGCACGATCGAGCGATTGAAAAAACGCCAAGACTATCGTCCTAAGAATCTGCAAAAGGTTATCTCCAAAGTAATTCAAAATGTAGAAAAATGA
- a CDS encoding peroxidase family protein yields MARDTSRDGLSNKALAYTLTHFKPIWDLVQSYEPLKRKLNKFFLNSIIYKLPTRPLPYSLMGLDPKIPGTDHPKKTDTYTSWDSLTDKTYTGRHLPPKPEFNKEGNLPPLDKVKTLFQKRDGKTIYSDKSTLLFPYWVQWFTDSFLRIDRENRFKNTSNHQIDMCNVYGLTRKQTNLIRAFKDGKFKTQKLKRQDGVEEEYPLFYYADPEQGIIDPQFEGLYQPINDEKRQPPEKKAKIFAMGVERANVQIGYVMLNTLCIREHNRICDVLSKNYPDWDDERLFQTARNILMVIILNIIMEEYIFHITPYNFRFFADPEAFTKESWYRENWMAIEFSFVYRWHSALPENFIYDGKETSMYDSLWNNQMLIDKGLGALMEETCSQPGTRIGLFNTPDFPIAGTPYTFIDATELASVKLGRQAQLASYNDYREICGYPRVTDFNQITGDEYAQQKLKELYGHVDNIEFFVGLYAEDVRQNSAIPPLVARIIGIDAFSQALTNPLLSPKVFNKETFSEVGWEIIQNTKTVSDLVNRNVPPSDRKYKVSFNL; encoded by the coding sequence ATGGCAAGAGATACATCTAGAGATGGATTGAGCAACAAAGCTTTAGCATATACCTTGACTCATTTCAAGCCAATTTGGGATTTAGTTCAAAGTTACGAGCCTCTCAAACGTAAGCTAAACAAATTTTTTCTGAATAGTATCATTTACAAACTTCCGACGCGCCCGCTTCCCTATAGCTTAATGGGCCTAGATCCCAAAATTCCAGGGACAGATCATCCCAAGAAAACTGATACCTATACCTCTTGGGATTCACTGACAGACAAGACTTATACAGGACGACATTTACCTCCCAAACCGGAATTTAACAAAGAAGGGAATTTGCCGCCACTCGACAAAGTAAAGACATTATTCCAAAAAAGAGACGGAAAAACCATTTATTCGGACAAATCGACTCTGCTCTTTCCCTATTGGGTGCAGTGGTTTACAGATAGTTTTCTGCGGATCGATCGGGAAAACCGCTTCAAAAATACCTCCAACCATCAGATTGATATGTGTAATGTTTACGGGTTGACCCGCAAACAAACAAATCTGATCAGAGCTTTCAAAGACGGTAAATTTAAAACCCAAAAACTCAAGCGCCAAGATGGCGTAGAAGAAGAGTATCCACTCTTTTATTATGCCGATCCCGAACAGGGTATTATCGATCCTCAATTTGAAGGTCTTTATCAGCCAATTAATGATGAGAAAAGGCAACCCCCCGAAAAGAAAGCCAAGATCTTTGCAATGGGAGTTGAACGGGCAAACGTCCAAATTGGCTATGTTATGCTCAACACTTTATGTATCAGGGAGCATAATCGAATTTGTGATGTTTTGTCCAAAAACTATCCAGATTGGGACGATGAGAGACTTTTTCAAACCGCCAGAAATATTCTCATGGTGATTATTCTCAATATCATCATGGAAGAGTACATTTTCCACATTACGCCTTATAATTTTAGGTTCTTTGCCGATCCGGAAGCTTTTACCAAGGAAAGTTGGTATCGAGAAAATTGGATGGCGATTGAGTTTAGTTTTGTCTATCGCTGGCATAGTGCGCTTCCTGAAAACTTTATCTATGACGGCAAAGAAACATCTATGTACGATTCCCTCTGGAATAATCAGATGTTAATCGATAAAGGGTTGGGTGCATTGATGGAAGAAACTTGTTCCCAACCAGGCACTAGAATTGGTTTGTTTAACACACCTGATTTTCCGATCGCAGGCACACCCTATACCTTTATTGATGCTACCGAACTAGCATCTGTTAAACTCGGACGGCAGGCGCAGTTAGCCAGTTATAACGATTACCGCGAAATTTGTGGTTATCCCAGAGTGACCGATTTCAATCAAATTACGGGTGACGAATACGCTCAACAGAAATTAAAAGAGTTGTACGGTCATGTGGATAATATTGAATTCTTTGTCGGATTGTACGCCGAAGATGTGCGGCAAAATTCAGCAATTCCGCCTTTGGTAGCACGGATAATTGGTATTGATGCTTTCTCCCAAGCTTTAACTAATCCTTTGTTATCGCCTAAAGTCTTCAATAAGGAAACTTTTTCGGAGGTTGGTTGGGAAATTATCCAAAATACCAAAACAGTCTCCGATTTAGTGAATCGTAATGTTCCACCAAGCGATCGCAAGTACAAAGTCTCATTCAATCTTTAA
- a CDS encoding catalase family protein, producing the protein MNKKLFTEYPEQDERKYYDLLTEQVTIRMDNLYKDKERALRDTHTKSHAAVKGILEIFDFDEEAIKRELSDRTALTPSQVKEISIKQGLLSSPKQYPVWLRFANGAFQIKNDYEADTRSMAVKVMGVEGERLEQSYESKTQDIIVHNSVFFFVKTIRDYYGFFSAVVESKEATKKWLFQHPRQFLALLKGTGEVPKSLLTQRYWSSSASALGLKPDFDPDQTSVVPVEYPAVIKYAFTPVSPQPPHDRIAFQSRPGIPKLPFGDRAKALGLDPNQPDNYYRDDIIQSLGKPDAEYCWEFGIQFQASPNMSIDDTTIPWKERESPFFTVGRLTVKHQIIDFEKQYDFCENLRFSPWNGLAVHRPVGCINRLRGVVYPVVANYRQQKRGIAYQEPTGSETF; encoded by the coding sequence ATGAACAAGAAGTTATTTACGGAATATCCCGAACAAGACGAACGCAAATACTACGATCTTCTGACTGAACAAGTCACGATTCGGATGGATAATCTGTACAAGGATAAAGAGCGGGCGCTGCGAGATACCCATACCAAAAGCCATGCTGCTGTGAAAGGAATTCTCGAAATCTTTGACTTTGATGAGGAAGCGATTAAACGCGAATTGAGCGATCGCACTGCGCTAACTCCTTCCCAGGTTAAAGAGATTTCCATCAAGCAAGGCTTGCTCTCTTCACCCAAACAATATCCTGTTTGGCTGCGATTTGCCAACGGGGCTTTCCAAATAAAAAATGATTACGAGGCGGACACCCGCTCAATGGCAGTGAAAGTGATGGGGGTTGAGGGGGAACGGCTTGAGCAAAGCTATGAGTCGAAAACCCAGGACATTATTGTTCACAATTCAGTGTTTTTCTTTGTTAAAACTATCCGAGACTACTACGGCTTTTTTTCTGCTGTCGTTGAGTCAAAGGAGGCAACAAAGAAGTGGCTTTTTCAACATCCCAGGCAATTCTTAGCACTCCTCAAGGGTACGGGCGAGGTTCCGAAAAGTTTACTGACACAGCGGTATTGGAGCAGTTCAGCCTCTGCTTTGGGTCTCAAGCCCGATTTCGACCCCGACCAGACGAGTGTCGTTCCTGTGGAATATCCGGCTGTGATTAAGTATGCGTTTACTCCAGTTTCACCCCAGCCACCCCACGACAGGATTGCATTCCAGTCTCGACCGGGAATTCCTAAACTTCCTTTTGGCGATCGCGCTAAAGCACTCGGCTTAGATCCGAATCAGCCGGACAATTACTACCGGGATGATATCATTCAATCTCTTGGGAAACCTGATGCTGAATACTGTTGGGAATTTGGCATTCAGTTCCAAGCCAGCCCAAATATGTCGATCGACGATACCACAATTCCCTGGAAGGAAAGAGAATCACCCTTCTTCACAGTAGGTCGTCTCACCGTCAAGCATCAAATCATTGATTTTGAAAAACAATACGATTTCTGTGAAAACTTGCGATTTTCTCCCTGGAACGGTCTAGCAGTCCATCGTCCGGTTGGTTGCATAAATCGACTGCGCGGTGTTGTTTACCCTGTTGTCGCCAATTATCGCCAACAAAAGCGAGGTATTGCCTACCAAGAACCAACAGGATCGGAAACATTTTAA
- a CDS encoding DUF3370 domain-containing protein: MSKKTISLPIISILFVLIAGAGGYWLFGKKFPPSPESLSLAQETPTPKPTPQIIVQPQQVKALPGGLDTVPMFNSNSPEWLKTEGILLSTFPPTGKAAALAHLNFPFQGRFDIFVHHQTINPKDLQTYYLGVILHNPGSQAITVDVLQAATYLTQDSPYIKLPHYVENPDNSVYAGPGDRAVHDVLQGKRQADFPAKLTIPPRQSAMLMNLPMPVRNFEKPQNGRSALIRLRSSGKVYAASLAMFAKQNADGTERAPTLAEWQALLDTGNLAGPRDKTPTPPNQVGGQLIYGRVAGVAQGSVWKALVVDRPDTKYLTIPQRGQAISYAINTLRGGKLGTDQIQTAKMLVRYPDTAYEAHGNYAIEYNINLPLYNPTKEAQTVSLTLETPLKEDRLSKGGLIFRNPSYGFPWFRGSVRLRYKDDRGQQVTRYVHLWQPMGEVLQPLLSLVMPAGDRRTVQLDFIYPPDSTPPQVLTIKTAQN, encoded by the coding sequence ATGAGTAAGAAAACAATAAGTCTTCCGATCATTTCCATCCTATTTGTTCTAATTGCAGGTGCGGGCGGCTACTGGTTATTCGGGAAAAAATTTCCACCTTCGCCCGAAAGTTTAAGCTTAGCCCAAGAGACACCAACACCAAAGCCAACGCCACAAATTATCGTGCAACCTCAGCAAGTGAAAGCTTTGCCTGGAGGCTTAGATACGGTGCCGATGTTTAACAGCAATAGTCCGGAATGGTTGAAGACTGAAGGAATTTTACTTTCTACTTTTCCGCCCACAGGAAAAGCTGCTGCTCTAGCCCACCTTAACTTTCCATTTCAGGGAAGATTTGATATATTTGTTCATCATCAAACCATCAATCCGAAGGATTTGCAGACATATTATTTAGGCGTAATTCTGCATAATCCCGGTTCTCAAGCAATTACCGTAGATGTGTTGCAAGCGGCAACTTATTTAACTCAAGATTCGCCCTATATTAAACTGCCGCATTATGTAGAAAATCCCGATAATAGTGTGTATGCAGGCCCTGGCGATCGCGCCGTACATGATGTACTTCAAGGTAAACGACAAGCAGATTTTCCTGCTAAGCTAACTATTCCGCCCCGCCAAAGCGCGATGTTGATGAATCTTCCTATGCCAGTGCGGAATTTTGAAAAGCCGCAAAACGGTCGGTCGGCGTTAATTCGATTGCGTAGTAGCGGTAAGGTTTATGCAGCTAGTTTGGCGATGTTTGCTAAACAAAATGCCGATGGTACGGAACGCGCTCCCACTTTAGCAGAATGGCAAGCACTTTTAGATACAGGTAATTTAGCAGGCCCGCGCGATAAAACTCCCACTCCTCCAAACCAAGTTGGCGGTCAATTGATTTACGGTCGCGTTGCGGGTGTGGCGCAAGGTTCTGTATGGAAAGCGTTGGTAGTCGATCGCCCTGACACAAAATATTTAACCATTCCCCAGCGCGGTCAAGCTATTTCTTATGCTATCAATACTCTGCGCGGTGGAAAGTTAGGCACCGATCAAATTCAAACGGCGAAAATGCTGGTGCGCTATCCAGATACAGCTTATGAAGCGCACGGTAATTACGCGATTGAATACAATATTAATTTACCTCTTTATAACCCTACGAAAGAAGCGCAGACTGTTAGTTTAACTTTGGAAACTCCTTTGAAAGAAGACAGGTTGAGTAAAGGGGGATTAATTTTCCGAAATCCCTCTTATGGTTTTCCTTGGTTTAGAGGTAGCGTGCGGTTGCGGTATAAAGACGATCGAGGGCAACAAGTAACTCGCTACGTGCATTTGTGGCAACCAATGGGTGAGGTTTTGCAACCTTTGCTATCCCTCGTAATGCCAGCAGGCGATCGCAGAACGGTGCAATTAGATTTTATTTATCCACCAGATTCGACGCCGCCGCAAGTGCTGACGATTAAAACTGCACAGAATTAA
- a CDS encoding alpha-amylase family glycosyl hydrolase, whose amino-acid sequence MPALIEFKLLAPNNKEAKLKGSFSNWEEIAMEKDDNDYFRTQIELDDGVYQYKFRVQLPGGGEEQWVEVNDPYVTAIDPATGNGIVRIKEGEKIVDTYVWQHDDKPLPPNSNLVIYELFIADFSGDEDDPNKREKYQDVIEKLDYLSELGINAIELMPVNKNPSDYGWGYSPEYYFAPQPNYGSTEDLKRLIDECHGRGIRVILDQLYNHSSEECPLQKIDRDYWYYHDRHHPEDEYYWGPEFNYEYWDEKRNICPAKEFMGDVVRFWIQEYHIDGIRYDALKQLDNREFLHWLTQEAKKAAGSKPFYNIGEHVPENVDMVAPKGPMDACWHDSFFHFIIPHIFGDKFELEEELKKVLDPKRQEYPEGVTKVVNYISNHDQKRLLENLGDRNIFDAAAFGRVKLGVAILMTAVGVPMIRMGEEFGEYTPITLEHSNPLKWSLLKNDRNRNLFEYFKGLITLRKQNPALQTANIEFFHENPEAKVFAYVRWNDQGSRVVVVANFSDKHLENYEIPNFPANGTCHEWTNNYDVESKDDRLVTDLAEYEAKVFVFG is encoded by the coding sequence ATGCCCGCTTTAATTGAATTTAAATTATTAGCCCCCAATAACAAAGAGGCCAAGCTGAAGGGATCTTTTTCCAATTGGGAAGAAATTGCGATGGAAAAAGACGATAACGATTATTTTCGGACACAAATTGAATTAGATGATGGCGTTTATCAATATAAATTTCGAGTCCAACTTCCTGGTGGTGGAGAGGAACAATGGGTAGAAGTCAATGACCCCTACGTAACTGCGATCGATCCAGCTACAGGAAATGGAATAGTGCGAATTAAAGAAGGTGAAAAGATTGTTGATACTTATGTTTGGCAGCACGATGATAAACCGCTCCCTCCGAATAGTAACTTAGTTATTTATGAGCTATTTATTGCGGATTTTTCGGGCGATGAAGATGACCCAAACAAACGAGAAAAATACCAAGATGTTATCGAAAAATTGGATTATTTGTCTGAGTTGGGGATAAATGCGATCGAACTAATGCCCGTCAACAAAAATCCCAGCGATTACGGCTGGGGTTACAGTCCAGAATACTACTTTGCCCCACAGCCTAACTACGGTTCAACCGAAGATTTGAAGCGGTTAATTGATGAATGCCACGGTAGAGGTATTCGCGTTATTTTAGACCAACTTTATAACCACTCATCTGAAGAATGTCCGCTACAAAAAATTGACCGCGATTACTGGTACTATCACGACCGTCACCATCCCGAAGACGAGTATTATTGGGGGCCAGAATTTAACTACGAATACTGGGACGAAAAACGCAATATTTGTCCTGCCAAAGAGTTTATGGGCGATGTGGTGCGTTTCTGGATTCAAGAATACCATATTGACGGCATTCGCTACGACGCATTAAAGCAATTGGATAACCGGGAATTCCTGCATTGGCTAACTCAAGAAGCGAAAAAAGCAGCGGGATCTAAACCTTTCTACAACATTGGCGAACACGTTCCAGAAAATGTTGATATGGTAGCTCCCAAAGGGCCGATGGATGCCTGCTGGCACGACAGTTTCTTCCATTTTATAATACCGCATATTTTCGGCGATAAGTTCGAGCTAGAAGAGGAACTGAAGAAAGTTCTAGATCCCAAGCGGCAGGAGTACCCAGAAGGCGTTACGAAGGTGGTTAATTATATCAGCAATCACGACCAAAAGCGCCTGTTAGAAAATTTAGGCGATCGCAACATTTTCGATGCAGCTGCATTTGGGCGTGTCAAGTTGGGAGTTGCGATCTTAATGACGGCTGTTGGAGTGCCTATGATCCGCATGGGCGAAGAATTTGGCGAATACACTCCCATAACTTTAGAGCATAGCAACCCTCTCAAATGGTCTTTGTTAAAAAATGACCGCAATCGCAATTTATTTGAGTATTTCAAAGGTTTAATTACCCTGCGGAAACAAAATCCTGCCCTCCAAACAGCCAACATCGAATTTTTTCACGAAAATCCAGAAGCAAAAGTATTTGCTTACGTGCGCTGGAATGATCAAGGATCGCGGGTTGTCGTTGTAGCCAATTTCTCAGATAAACATTTAGAAAACTATGAAATTCCCAACTTTCCGGCTAACGGAACTTGCCACGAATGGACAAATAATTACGATGTTGAATCGAAAGACGATCGCTTAGTTACCGATCTAGCTGAATACGAAGCAAAAGTCTTCGTTTTCGGTTAA
- a CDS encoding cyclic peptide export ABC transporter, with protein MNVIYLLIRSSWRLVAIAVFTGLLSGACSARLIATINSTVSGDRTQIWSFAALALVVLVAGIISQLLLIRLSQGVIFDLQIRLSRRILSASLRHLEQLGAPRLLATLTEDVQALSNTVFVIPFLCIDFAIVVGCAIYLGWLDWVALLLMLIFIFAAIVSVKFLLKKATYFFTLAREEQDRLFKQFRAITEGIKELKLNQQRRQAFLTNELQPAAGTVRDYKVVSLTILSVASNGGQILFFIAIGLLLFVIPRLTAVSNPVLSGYILTLTYLMGPVKNIMDMLPNLSRASVALRKIETLGLSLAAESESISESIVQNDLNQSWQHLELVGVTHAYRGGEKEEHNFIFGPIDLAFQPGELVFLVGGNGSGKSTLAKLITGLYIPEEGEIRIDGKPITNHNREWYRQLFSVIFYDFYLFDTLLGLSNTELEIQVIDYLKKLQIDHKVQVKDGVLSTTALSQGQRKRLALLTAYLEDRPIYLFDEWASDQDPVFKEIFYTQLLPELKNRGKTVLVISHDDRYFYQGDRIIKLDYGKLQYDKHLH; from the coding sequence ATGAACGTTATCTATCTTCTTATACGCTCTTCTTGGAGACTTGTCGCGATCGCAGTCTTCACCGGTTTGCTCAGCGGCGCTTGCAGCGCTCGTCTGATCGCCACGATCAATAGTACCGTCAGCGGCGATCGAACGCAAATCTGGAGTTTTGCCGCACTGGCGCTGGTAGTACTCGTCGCTGGTATAATTTCCCAACTTTTGTTGATCCGCCTTTCCCAAGGAGTGATCTTCGACCTGCAAATACGCTTGAGTCGCAGAATTTTATCTGCATCTTTACGTCACTTGGAACAACTGGGTGCGCCTCGTCTTTTGGCAACACTGACAGAAGATGTGCAAGCGCTTTCCAACACAGTCTTTGTTATTCCCTTTCTCTGCATCGATTTTGCCATAGTAGTTGGCTGCGCGATCTATCTCGGCTGGCTTGACTGGGTAGCTTTACTGCTGATGTTAATCTTTATATTTGCAGCTATAGTATCGGTGAAATTCCTGTTAAAAAAAGCCACTTATTTCTTCACTCTTGCTCGCGAAGAACAAGATCGACTTTTTAAACAATTTCGCGCCATCACTGAAGGGATCAAAGAATTAAAGCTGAACCAACAACGCCGCCAAGCATTCTTAACAAACGAACTCCAGCCAGCCGCCGGAACTGTGCGAGATTACAAAGTTGTCAGCCTAACGATTCTCTCTGTTGCTTCTAATGGAGGTCAAATTCTCTTTTTCATAGCGATCGGGTTGTTGCTTTTTGTGATTCCCAGATTGACAGCAGTTAGTAATCCAGTTCTGTCCGGCTATATTCTCACTCTCACTTATTTAATGGGCCCGGTGAAGAATATCATGGATATGCTGCCCAATTTGAGCAGAGCTAGCGTTGCTTTAAGAAAAATAGAGACTTTAGGTTTATCGTTAGCCGCTGAATCCGAGTCAATTTCAGAGTCAATTGTTCAGAACGATTTAAACCAAAGTTGGCAGCACTTAGAATTGGTGGGAGTTACGCACGCTTACCGAGGCGGAGAAAAGGAAGAACACAATTTTATTTTCGGCCCGATCGATCTTGCTTTCCAACCTGGAGAACTGGTGTTTTTAGTTGGCGGGAATGGCAGCGGTAAATCGACGCTGGCCAAACTAATTACCGGACTTTACATTCCTGAAGAAGGCGAAATTCGCATCGACGGAAAGCCGATTACCAACCATAATCGAGAATGGTATCGCCAGTTATTTTCAGTCATATTTTATGATTTTTATCTGTTTGACACTTTGTTAGGTTTGTCAAACACCGAACTAGAAATTCAAGTCATAGATTACTTGAAAAAACTGCAAATAGACCATAAAGTTCAGGTAAAAGATGGTGTGCTTTCCACCACTGCTTTATCCCAAGGACAACGCAAGCGTCTGGCTTTACTGACTGCATATTTGGAAGACCGTCCGATCTATTTATTTGATGAATGGGCGTCAGACCAAGACCCTGTTTTCAAAGAAATTTTCTACACTCAGCTATTGCCAGAACTGAAAAACAGAGGTAAAACCGTGTTGGTTATTAGCCACGACGATCGATATTTTTATCAAGGCGATCGCATCATCAAACTCGATTACGGCAAACTCCAATACGACAAACACTTGCACTAA
- the pip gene encoding prolyl aminopeptidase gives MRELYPPIEPYKEGKLQVSDIHTIHFEESGNPEGKPIVLLHGGPGGGCPPFYRQYFNPEKWRLVMFDQRGCGKSTPHAELRENTTWGLVSDIEKLREHLGIEKWVVFGGSWGSTLTLAYSETHPEKCKGLILRGIFMLRQKELRWFYQEGASYLFPDAWEEYLKPIPPEERHDMITAYYKRLTSADAQVRMAAARAWSIWEGSTSTLLQDPNIMQRFGESTFAEAFARIECHYFINKGFFETEGQLLLNVDRIRHIPAVIVQGRYDIPCPMGTAWELHKAWPEAEFIVIPDAGHSMSEAGIRSALIAATDKFSSL, from the coding sequence ATGCGAGAACTGTATCCTCCCATCGAACCTTACAAAGAAGGAAAATTACAAGTTTCTGACATCCATACAATCCATTTTGAAGAATCGGGCAACCCGGAAGGAAAGCCGATCGTATTGCTGCATGGGGGGCCTGGTGGTGGTTGTCCGCCCTTTTATAGACAATATTTCAATCCGGAAAAATGGCGGTTGGTGATGTTCGATCAACGCGGTTGCGGTAAAAGTACACCTCATGCCGAATTGCGCGAAAACACCACTTGGGGTTTAGTCAGTGACATTGAAAAACTGCGCGAACATTTAGGTATTGAAAAATGGGTTGTTTTCGGTGGCAGTTGGGGAAGTACCCTGACATTGGCATACAGCGAAACTCATCCGGAAAAATGCAAAGGATTAATTCTGCGCGGCATATTTATGCTGAGACAAAAAGAGTTGCGTTGGTTCTATCAAGAAGGAGCTAGCTATCTGTTTCCCGATGCTTGGGAGGAGTATCTAAAACCAATTCCTCCCGAAGAAAGGCACGATATGATAACAGCTTACTACAAACGTTTGACCAGTGCAGATGCACAAGTGAGAATGGCAGCTGCTCGTGCTTGGTCAATTTGGGAAGGTAGCACAAGTACACTTCTGCAAGACCCAAATATAATGCAGAGATTTGGTGAGAGTACATTTGCGGAGGCGTTTGCCAGAATTGAGTGCCATTACTTTATTAATAAGGGATTTTTTGAAACGGAAGGGCAGTTACTTTTGAATGTCGATCGCATCCGCCACATTCCGGCAGTAATCGTTCAGGGACGCTACGATATCCCCTGTCCGATGGGAACAGCTTGGGAACTGCATAAAGCTTGGCCGGAAGCAGAATTTATCGTTATTCCCGATGCGGGACATTCGATGAGCGAAGCGGGAATTCGCAGCGCTTTGATTGCAGCGACCGACAAGTTTAGCAGTTTATAA